Proteins encoded within one genomic window of Oncorhynchus masou masou isolate Uvic2021 chromosome 1, UVic_Omas_1.1, whole genome shotgun sequence:
- the LOC135525795 gene encoding LOW QUALITY PROTEIN: protein FAM222A-like (The sequence of the model RefSeq protein was modified relative to this genomic sequence to represent the inferred CDS: inserted 1 base in 1 codon), protein MLACLQRRQNPPIPSSQHPLCASKALEPPQALSRKCELVVPMHSPRYPSVAELDAYAQKMQSSPLSIKIFPTNIRVPQHKHLNRTVNGFDTTGSQRYSPYPHLHTGGYTGLLAIVNASSSSSFRPTKGIIKNSEGRRTKLSPAQIAVAPYPPPSSSTLANGHGQMVYHAGSSKPPEAPALSRSVPPNVTVAGSMIPVTGGRGLAQPLSQSNLPSIQSIIYQINQHCQAQALQQVCQGATSSTAPSTNPSPSKKGAGGVMGISSGSXGGGYVGSIAPQPNLVYTGAGLPLAAHSGEAMKAGVYSDSMDYILWQKQQQQQAVLRMYSGGSGGGGAISKSPESCGAPGGGGIMAKAQVLSSSSSSSSRPYHLTGGIGSGGCLDKVSSSPLNCMGMHGNFSVGQYFAPPWNSVLVTPDSDCYNPHQELLRTTTGGPATGGHREMGYHHHPHHHHHYPAMDSGSGGGLCCSLPSKSQLCNTSVLSSSLQSLEYLVNDIHPPCIKEQMLGKGYETVSVPRLLDHQHAHIRLPVYR, encoded by the exons GTGAGCTGGTGGTTCCCATGCATTCTCCCCGCTACCCCAGTGTGGCTGAGCTGGATGCCTACGCCCAGAAGATGCAGAGCAGCCCGCTGTCCATCAAGATCTTCCCCACCAACATCAGGGTCCCCCAGCACAAGCACCTTAACCGGACTGTGAATGGCTTCGACACCACAGGTAGCCAGCGCTATAGCCCCTACCCACACCTCCACACCGGCGGCTACACAGGCCTCCTGGCCATTGTCAatgcctcctcatcctcctccttccgCCCCACTAAGGGCATCATCAAGAACTCGGAAGGCAGACGGACTAAGCTCTCCCCCGCCCAAATAGCTGTGGCCCCCTACCCGCCCCCTAGCAGTAGCACTTTAGCCAATGGCCACGGCCAGATGGTGTACCACGCGGGGTCCTCGAAGCCCCCTGAAGCACCTGCCCTCTCCCGCTCGGTGCCCCCTAACGTCACTGTGGCCGGCTCTATGATCCCCGTGACAGGGGGGCGAGGCCTGGCCCAGCCCCTCTCCCAGTCCAATCTTCCCTCCATCCAGAGCATCATCTATCAGATAAACCAACACTGCCAGGCCCAGGCTCTGCAGCAGGTGTGCCAGGGGGCCACCTCCTCCACCGCACCTTCCACCAACCCCAGCCCCTCCAAGAAGGGTGCAGGGGGTGTCATGGGCATCTCCTCTGGCT TCGGGGGTGGCTATGTGGGCAGCATTGCGCCCCAGCCTAACCTGGTGTACACAGGAGCGGGGCTGCCGCTGGCGGCCCACAGTGGCGAGGCCATGAAGGCCGGGGTGTACTCGGACAGTATGGACTACATCCTGTGGCagaaacaacagcaacaacaggcTGTGCTTCGCATGTACAGTGGGGGCAGCGGGGGAGGAGGGGCCATCAGTAAGTCCCCTGAAAGCTGTGGTGCCCCGGGGGGAGGGGGGATTATGGCCAAGGCCCAGGTGTTGtcgtcgtcctcctcctcctcctccagacccTACCACCTGACGGGGGGCATTGGCAGCGGGGGGTGCCTGGACAAGGTCAGCTCCTCCCCTCTGAACTGCATGGGGATGCATGGCAACTTCTCTGTGGGCCAATACTTTGCCCCGCCCTGGAACAGCGTGCTGGTCACCCCTGACAGTGACTGTTACAACCCCCACCAGGAGCTcctgaggaccaccacaggaggACCAGCTACGGGGGGCCACAGGGAGATgggctaccaccaccacccccaccaccatcaccactaccccGCCATGGACAGCGGGAGTGGGGGAGGCCTCTGCTGCAGCCTGCCCAGTAAGAGCCAGCTGTGCAACACATCGGTGCTGAGCAGCAGCCTGCAGTCTCTGGAGTACCTGGTCAACGACATCCACCCGCCCTGCATTAAAGAACAGATGCTGGGCAAAGGCTACGAGACTGTGTCGGTGCCACGGCTGTTGGACCACCAGCATGCCCACATCCGCCTCCCGGTGTACAGATAG